The segment GTCAGCAGAGGCCACAGACAGCCTTGAACTCTGCTGAGGGTGCTGGACTTTGCCCAGAAGGGGTTTAAGCCGAGGGCAGCACGGTCAGAGTGGAGTTTTTGAGCAGTTGCCATGCATTTGGCTGGCGGAAAGGGGTCAGTGGAGACAGAGAGGCCAGGGCGGAGTGGGCCTGAGCTTGGTGGTTATGGAAGCCAGAGCCTTTGCTGGGAAAGGCTGGGGTTCCTGGTGTGTGGAAAAAGACAGAGGGAGACTGCATTTCCATGGGAAAAATTCTGGCCCCTGAAGGCACATGTGATGGAGGGACAAAAGTGGGGTCTTTGGTTGTTAAGAGACTGGGGTTCAAAAGCCAGCTCTGTTCCTCACCAGCTGGATGATTCTGgggcctcccttcccctctctaaCCTTGGGTTTCTTAAAGAGGGGTGATCAGATTTGATGGGCAGGCTATTGTGAAGATCCAGTGAGACCAGGGGTCTGAAAATGCTAAATAAGATAtaaaatgctgggcttccctggtggcgcagtggttgagagtccgcctgccgatgcaggggtcacgggttcgtgccccggtccgggaagatcccacatgccgctgagcggctgggcacgtgagccatggccgctaggcctgcgcgtccggagcctgtgatccgcaacgggagaggccacagcagtgagaggcccgcataccgcaaaaaaaaaaaaagatataaaatgctgAATGGGTGCTGGGGAAGGATGAGTTACATTCTGGATAAGAAACCAGAGTGGTAATGTGACACAGCAAAATCAGTCTTGTCATCAAAGAATGTGGGTTGAGACTCTGGCCATGTTTTCCTGCCCCCTACCCCATCTTCAGGGGCCCATCTGGACTGGACCCTGCAAAGTGAAGCCACTGATGGGGTTGGGGGCAGCAGCAGAATGAGGTCATCTGGTGAGTGTCAGCAAGGAAGGCAGGCTCTGGGACCCGAGCTCTGCGCTGTGGAGTGAGGGCTTGAATGAGATCTGAGGGTGAGAGACCAAAATTAACACCGATGACAGGAGTGCAAATAGCATTTTCCCCTTTTGGAAACATTTCTCCCAAAGTGGTTTCTAGTAGAACACCAGCTGGGTAAATTTAACTCTCTGGGTCCATGGAAAGAAACTGGGATGTGGAACCAGGAGGCCTGGGTCCCAGCTGGCCCTGCTCCTCACTGGCTCTGGGGCACTCTAGGTGATAAATGGCTTAGCGTCCTCTAAAATGGGATAATGAGCAGTATAGAGTATTTTGTTAGTGCATTTGtccttctatctatctatctatcatctctctctctggctACCAATCACAGCTTCCTTGAGTCCCTCCCTGATGCCAGCACCACCGTACTGGGTACCACCAGAGACAGGGACAGGGAGCATGCAGACACGGGGTGATTAGGCTGGGGGGAGGACATCGAGCACGCTGGGAGGACAGAGGAGAGGCCTGGCCAAGCCTGGTGGCGGCTCCAGGCATACTTCCTAGAGGCGCGTGTCTGGTTGCCCCTCCTACAGCACCCACTAATGCCCGCtgttctccctgccctccccctccccaggtggACAAGGAAGTCTTGTGCCGGGGCCTTGGCCTACTCCAGGTCCCCTCGGTGCTCCCGCGGGACATCGAGGTCCTCGACCTGTCTGGGAACCAGCTGCAGAGCATCCTGGCTTCGCCCCTGGGCTTCTACACAGCGCTTCTTCACCTGGACCTGAGCGCCAACGAGATTAGCTTCCTCCAGCCAGGGGTCTTCCAGGCCCTGCCCCACCTGGAGCACCTCAACCTGGCCCACAACCGCCTGGCGGTGGGCACGGTGCTGAGCACTGGGGGTCTGGGTCCCCTGCCACACCTGATGTCCCTGGACCTGTCTGGCAACAGCCTGTACAGTGGCCTGGCGGAGCGGCTGCTGGCGGAGGCGCCCGCCCTGCGCAGCCTCTCGCTGGCAGAGAACAGCCTGACGCGCCTGAGCCGCCACACCTTCTGGGGCACACCCGCGCTCGAGCGGCTGGACCTTCACAGCAACGTGCTGATGGACATCGAGGACGGAGCCTTCGAGGCCCTGCCCCACCTGGCACACCTCAACCTCTCCAGGAACTCCCTCACCTGCATCTCCGACTTCAGCCTCCAGCAGCTGCGGGTCCTAGACCTGAGCTGCAATAGTATCGAGGCCTTTCAGACGGCCCCGGAGCCCCGGGCCCAGTATCAGCTCGCCTGGCTCGACCTGCGGGAGAACAAACTGCTCCACTTCCCCGACCTGGCCGCACTTCCGAGCCTCGTTTACCTGAACGTGTCTAACAACCTCATCCGCCTCCCTGCGGGGCCGCCCCAGGGCGGCGAGAGCCTTCACGCGCCTTCCGAGGGCTGGTCTGCCTTGCCCTTCTCTAACCCCGGCCGCAATGCCAGCACCCAGCCCCTCTCTCAGCTCTTGAATCTGGATCTGAGCTACAATGAGATTGAGCTCATCCCGGAGGGCTTTCTTGAGCACCTGACTTCCCTGCGCTTCCTGAACCTCAGCCGGAACTGCTTGCGGGCCTTTGAGGCCCGGCGGATGGGCTCCCTGCCTTGCCTTGAACTCCTGGACATGAGCCACAATGCGCTGGAGACGCTGGAGCTGGGTGCCAGGGCCCTGGGGTCTCTGCAGACACTGCTCCTACAGGACAACGCCCTGCGAGACCTGCCCCCGTACACCTTCGCCGGCCTGGCCAGCCTGCAGAGGCTCAACCTGCAGGGGAACTGGGTCAGCCCCTGCGGGGGCCCAGGTGAGCCTGGACCCACGGGCTGTGTGGCCTTCTCTGGCATCTCCTCCCTCCGCGTCCTGAACCTGGCAGACAATGAGATGGAGACGCTCCGGGCAGGTGCCTTCCTCCACACTCCGCTGACCGAGCTGGACCTCTCCACCAACCCTGGGCTGGATGTGGCCACAGGGGCCTTGGCGGGCCTGGAGGGCTCCCTGGAGGTCCTGGCCTTGCAGGGCAACgggctggccatcctgcaggTGGACCTGCCCTGCTTCAGCTGCCTCAAGCGTCTCAATCTGGCAGAGAACCGCCTGAGCCACCTGCCTGCCTGGACGCAGGCTGTGTCCTTGGAGGTGCTGGACCTAAGGAACAACAGCTTCAGCCTCCTGCCGGGCAGTGCCATGGGCGGCCTGGAGACCAGCCTGCGGCGCCTCTACCTGCAGGGGAACCCCCTCAGCTGCTGTGGCAACGGCTGGCTGGCGGCCCAGCTGCACCAGGGCCGTGTGGACGTGGACGCCACCCAGGACCTGATCTGCCGCTTCGGCTCCCAGGAGGAGGTGTCCCTGAGTCACGTGCGTCCTGAGGACTGTGAGAAGGGGGGGCTCAAGAACGTCAACCTCATCATCATCCTCACCTTTGCCCTGGTGTGTGCCATCCTTCTCACCACGCTGGCCACCTGCTGCTGTGTCCGCCGGCAGAAGTTCAACCAACAGTACAAAGCCTAGAGAGGCTGGGGGCTACAGACCAGCTCTGTCGGGGGATCCTGCCAGGTCAGTGGGGGAGCCAGAGGCACGAAGAAGGGTGGGGACTGACCCAAGATTACCCAGTGAGCCAGGATCCAAGAACCCTGGTCTCTcagtcccagcccagggctcctttCCCGGTATCCTGCTGCATCAGTAGGTGACCCACTTCACAGGGCACACATGTGGTGCAGCTGTGGAAGCTGGAAGATGGGCAGTTGCAGGAGTGACAGAGTGTGAGGTTGACCCATAGGATCAACACATCTTCACCAGGCGTCTGTTTTGTGCCACACCCTGCCCTGGGCACTGGGGACGCCAGGGAATGAGAcacatccctgccctcagcatcgcccAGTCTGGGTGGGGAGGTGGTTGCAGCGACCACACAGAGTGTGGAAGCCAGGGCTCCAAAGCTCTGCAGCCGCAGCTGGCTGAGTGTGGGTAGTCCTGCCCCAGCTGGGCCAGGGTAAGAGAGGCGCAGTGCCGACCGAGAGGCTTTGTCTGAGAGGTGTCCAAGCAGACTGTTTGTCACATCTTCTGATAATGACTTTCAGCTTCTCTGGAACATAAAAAGCTTGTGACCGGAAGAGAGCTGGATCCACTTGATTAAGGCTTGGATCCAGTGCTATTAGGCGGGCTGTGGCAGCTCCAGCAGGGCCTGGTTAAGAGGCGGTctccctgggctccagcccaGCACTGGACCATTCCGTTTCCTGCTCCGGGCAGGCTCTTTCCCTTACCTGGCACTCTCGTGTGGCACACACCGGCCAAGATACTGCCCTAACCCCCCTACTCCCTGCCCAGGCCCCCTGCTCCATCCCAGTCCCACCCTGGCTGGTGAGCCAGGAGTAAGAACCTTAGGTATCTGGTTCTGTTTTGCCCACACTTGGCAATGGTGACAAACCCAAGCCTGCATCTGCCTCTTTATGACAACTCTCTGAGGTTGGcattttatcccattttacaagAGGCTCCAAAAGTCTCCCTTCAGGGACCTGCAGCTAAGACATGCCAGAACTGAGCTCCAGACTCACATCCTCCTGAGTCCAGAGGCTGAGCTTGGCCACTGCAGGGGCTGCAGGCTCTTAGGTGGACAGGAACTGGCCCCACATGGCCGGAACAAGGCCCGGGAGCATGCTGTGCTGGGCACACACCCACCTGCTCCTCTCCCTCATC is part of the Kogia breviceps isolate mKogBre1 chromosome 7, mKogBre1 haplotype 1, whole genome shotgun sequence genome and harbors:
- the LRRC32 gene encoding transforming growth factor beta activator LRRC32 isoform X2 yields the protein MSLDLSGNSLYSGLAERLLAEAPALRSLSLAENSLTRLSRHTFWGTPALERLDLHSNVLMDIEDGAFEALPHLAHLNLSRNSLTCISDFSLQQLRVLDLSCNSIEAFQTAPEPRAQYQLAWLDLRENKLLHFPDLAALPSLVYLNVSNNLIRLPAGPPQGGESLHAPSEGWSALPFSNPGRNASTQPLSQLLNLDLSYNEIELIPEGFLEHLTSLRFLNLSRNCLRAFEARRMGSLPCLELLDMSHNALETLELGARALGSLQTLLLQDNALRDLPPYTFAGLASLQRLNLQGNWVSPCGGPGEPGPTGCVAFSGISSLRVLNLADNEMETLRAGAFLHTPLTELDLSTNPGLDVATGALAGLEGSLEVLALQGNGLAILQVDLPCFSCLKRLNLAENRLSHLPAWTQAVSLEVLDLRNNSFSLLPGSAMGGLETSLRRLYLQGNPLSCCGNGWLAAQLHQGRVDVDATQDLICRFGSQEEVSLSHVRPEDCEKGGLKNVNLIIILTFALVCAILLTTLATCCCVRRQKFNQQYKA
- the LRRC32 gene encoding transforming growth factor beta activator LRRC32 isoform X1, which gives rise to MSHRILLLLAVLTLGLATSQHRDKVPCKKVDKEVLCRGLGLLQVPSVLPRDIEVLDLSGNQLQSILASPLGFYTALLHLDLSANEISFLQPGVFQALPHLEHLNLAHNRLAVGTVLSTGGLGPLPHLMSLDLSGNSLYSGLAERLLAEAPALRSLSLAENSLTRLSRHTFWGTPALERLDLHSNVLMDIEDGAFEALPHLAHLNLSRNSLTCISDFSLQQLRVLDLSCNSIEAFQTAPEPRAQYQLAWLDLRENKLLHFPDLAALPSLVYLNVSNNLIRLPAGPPQGGESLHAPSEGWSALPFSNPGRNASTQPLSQLLNLDLSYNEIELIPEGFLEHLTSLRFLNLSRNCLRAFEARRMGSLPCLELLDMSHNALETLELGARALGSLQTLLLQDNALRDLPPYTFAGLASLQRLNLQGNWVSPCGGPGEPGPTGCVAFSGISSLRVLNLADNEMETLRAGAFLHTPLTELDLSTNPGLDVATGALAGLEGSLEVLALQGNGLAILQVDLPCFSCLKRLNLAENRLSHLPAWTQAVSLEVLDLRNNSFSLLPGSAMGGLETSLRRLYLQGNPLSCCGNGWLAAQLHQGRVDVDATQDLICRFGSQEEVSLSHVRPEDCEKGGLKNVNLIIILTFALVCAILLTTLATCCCVRRQKFNQQYKA